The following proteins are encoded in a genomic region of Salvelinus sp. IW2-2015 unplaced genomic scaffold, ASM291031v2 Un_scaffold2476, whole genome shotgun sequence:
- the bmp15 gene encoding bone morphogenetic protein 15 yields the protein MKATHRNNTCILSFFVFFLCSTFTRADGKMANIPTNPSASSQSQLGGRCRRNHHSTSQKSQQEPLHTQLTEAQKADQNLQYMLSLYKSAADPDGRPKQHRLFGSNTARLLRPNTTQVWSLTASSVLRYTYTVEYDLQSLSLEQLVRASFVHLRPSSTSKTPHPSPLRCRARVTSLGNDSWTSPPGGLGCLVTLEPHQQWTETDITEHLTTQVVTLTQGRPKQGSSLTLMAQYWCLDPGHWRSEALGSLWRIRGGRMRGRRAASANHFNAPALLLFLNEEEETREWRAATRTGGSSLGRLTPEPHHLSSPRLRRSNGPNPPGSIVSDIPNYRKHKKPSPKNQCKLHSYRVTFAALGLVKYLAPHQYNPGYCKGDCPRILHYGLNPSSHAIMQNLIKGKGMDEVPSLSCVPYKYKPISVLMLLDDNKTVDYKEIPDMIAESCTCR from the exons ATGAAGGCTACCCACCGTAACAACACATGTATCCTGTCCTTTTTCGTGTTTTTCTTGTGTTCTACGTTTACCCGAGCGGACGGGAAAATGGCCAACATTCCTACCAATCCCTCTGCTTCGTCACAATCACAACTCGGTGGGAGATGTCGCCGAAATCACCATAGCACTAGTCAGAAAAGCCAGCAGGAGCCGCTTCACACGCAGCTAACAGAAGCACAGAAGGCCGACCAGAACTTGCAATATATGTTAAGTTTGTATAAGAGCGCGGCCGACCCGGATGGGAGGCCTAAACAGCATCGGCTGTTCGGGTCGAACACAGCGCGTCTGCTGAGACCCAACACCACCCAGGTGTGGTCTCTCACAGCGTCTTCAG tccTGCGCTACACCTACACAGTGGAGTACGACCTCCAGTCCCTCTCCCTGGAACAGCTAGTGAGAGCCTCCTTTGTCCACCTCCGTCCCTCTAGTACATCCAAGACgccccacccctcccctctccgctGCAGGGCCAGAGTCACCTCTCTGGGGAATGATAGCTGGACAAGCCCCCCTGGAGGTCTGGGGTGCCTAGTCACCCTGGAGCCGCATCAGCAGTGGACAGAAACTGACATCACAGAGCACCTCACCACACAGGTAGTAACGCTGACCCAGGGAAGGCCAAAGCAGGGCAGTAGCCTGACTCTCATGGCCCAGTATTGGTGCTTGGATCCTGGACATTGGAGGAGCGAGGCCTTGGGCAGCCTGTGGAGGATCCGAGGGGGACGCATGAGGGGGAGAAGGGCAGCCTCTGCCAATCACTTCAACGCccccgctctcctcctcttcctcaatgAAGAGGAAGAAACCAGAGAGTGGAGGGCGGCGACCCGAACTGGGGGGTCCAGTTTGGGGCGTCTGACTCCGGAGCCtcaccacctctcctcccctcgacTCCGTCGCTCCAACGGCCCTAATCCCCCAGGTAGCATCGTGTCCGACATCCCCAACTACCGAAAACACAAGAAACCCTCGCCCAAGAACCAGTGCAAACTCCACTCCTACCGGGTCACCTTTGCCGCGTTAGGCCTGGTCAAATACCTCGCCCCACACCAGTACAACCCTGGCTACTGTAAAGGAGACTGCCCCAGAATCCTCCACTACGGCCTCAACCCGTCCAGCCATGCCATCATGCAGAACCTGATTAAAGGGAAGGGGATGGACGAGGTGCCATCGCTGTCCTGCGTGCCGTATAAGTACAAGCCCATCAGTGTGCTGATGCTGCTGGATGACAACAAGACAGTGGATTATAAGGAGATCCCCGACATGATAGCTGAGTCCTGCACCTGTcggtag